The Pygocentrus nattereri isolate fPygNat1 chromosome 2, fPygNat1.pri, whole genome shotgun sequence genome has a window encoding:
- the higd1a gene encoding HIG1 domain family member 1A, mitochondrial, which yields MSYSAVDEYEESKFLRKAKENPFVPIGMAGFFGIVAYRLLKLKQRGNMKMSVHLIHMRVAAQGFVVGAMTLGVVYSMYKDFVLKPAEAQKALEQKAVEKK from the exons ATGTCGTACTCCGCAGTGGATGAGTATGAGGAGTCCAAGTTCCTCAGGAAGGCCAAGGAGAATCCATTTGTTCCTATTG GAATGGCTGGATTCTTTGGGATTGTGGCGTACAGACTCTTAAAGCTGAAGCAGAGGGGGAACATGAAGATGTCTGTCCACCTGATCCACATGCGTGTAGCAGCTCAGGGATTCGTGGTTGGAGCGATGACCTTAG GCGTGGTCTACTCCATGTACAAAGACTTCGTTCTGAAGCCAGCGGAGGCGCAGAAAGCCCTGGAGCAGAAAGCTGTGGAGAAGAAGTGA